Proteins encoded together in one Prunus dulcis chromosome 3, ALMONDv2, whole genome shotgun sequence window:
- the LOC117621967 gene encoding zinc finger MYM-type protein 1-like has protein sequence MDSESNPGSSSARERPIELDEILANLQASPGLGMPMTDYSPNNRDKIRRAYLQKGPRQPKGHKFPQSNQSGINRRFIVHWFDEFDWLEYNIAKDAAFCLNCYLFKTNFDQVGGDAFSGVGFNNWKKGRERFSIHVGWVGSVHNQAREVAYNLMHQKGHIETTVIKQTDDARMAYRICLNASLKCTRYLLRQGLSFRGHDESSTSSNKGNYLELLQFLVDHDEKVKALVLENAPGNLKLIAPSIKKDLVNACNKECISLIMSDLKDRYFSIMMDEARDVSIKEQMAIMVRYVNNKGQIIERFVGVQHVTDTTSSALKKSIDEFFSFEGLSFSKLRGQGYNGDSNMRSEFNGLKTKILREQPCAFYVRCFAHQF, from the coding sequence ATGGATAGTGAGTCTAATCCAGGTAGTTCAAGTGCAAGAGAAAGACCTATTGAATTAGATGAGATATTGGCTAATCTTCAAGCAAGCCCTGGACTAGGAATGCCGATGACAGATTATAGTCCTAATAATCGAGATAAGATTCGAAGAGCATATCTTCAAAAAGGACCCCGTCAACCTAAAGGTCATAAATTCCCACAAAGCAATCAATCAGGAATTAATAGACGTTTCATTGTCCACTGGTTTGATGAGTTTGATTGGTTGGAGTATAACATAGCTAAAGATGCTGCATTTTGCCTCAATTGCTATCTCTTTAAAACTAATTTTGATCAAGTGGGTGGTGACGCCTTCTCTGGGGTAGGCTTCAATAATTGGAAGAAGGGGAGAGAAAGGTTTAGCATTCATGTTGGATGGGTTGGTAGTGTTCACAACCAAGCTAGAGAAGTTGCTTACAATCTGATGCATCAAAAAGGTCATATTGAAACAACTGTGATCAAGCAAACAGATGATGCTCGTATGGCTTATCGCATTTGCTTGAATGCATCACTCAAGTGCACAAGGTATTTGTTGCGACAAGGCCTTTCTTTTCGTGGTCATGATGAAAGTTCTACTTCAAGTAATAAAGGGAATTATTTGGAGCTCTTGCAATTTCTTGTAGATCATGATGAAAAAGTTAAGGCCCTTGTGTTGGAAAATGCTCCGGGCAATCTCAAGTTAATAGCTCCTTCAATTAAGAAAGATCTTGTCAATGCATGTAACAAAGAATGCATTAGTCTTATCATGAGTGATCTTAAAGATaggtatttttcaataatgatGGATGAAGCACGTGATGTTTCAATAAAGGAGCAAATGGCGATAATGGTTCGTTATGTGAATAACAAAGGACAAATAATAGAAAGGTTTGTGGGGGTCCAACATGTTACCGACACCACTTCAAGTGCATTAAAGAAATCCATTgatgaattcttttcttttgagggATTGAGCTTTTCTAAGTTAAGAGGACAAGGTTATAATGGAGATAGTAATATGAGAAGTGAATTCAATGGCCTtaaaacaaagattttaaGAGAACAACCTTGTGCATTTTATGTTCGTTGCTTTGCTCATCAATTTTAA
- the LOC117622792 gene encoding stress-induced protein KIN2-like, whose protein sequence is MNQSQNISHQAGQAKGQAEEKASGMMDQMSNAAQSAKESCQGAGQQMKDKAQGAADSVKDAVGANKN, encoded by the exons ATGAACCAATCCCAGAATATCAGCCACCAAGCCGGCCAGGCCAAGGGCCAGGCTGAG GAGAAGGCTAGTGGCATGATGGACCAGATGAGCAATGCTGCCCAATCTGCCAAGGAATCATGCCAAGGg GCTGGTCAGCAGATGAAGGACAAGGCACAGGGAGCAGCTGATTCTGTCAAGGATGCAGTTGGAGCCAACAAAAATTAA
- the LOC117620691 gene encoding proline dehydrogenase 2, mitochondrial has product MANRVIPAASKLLKTLRPLNSAASSTTISAISPPIGYAEKPLQSPSGHAITAADTITDNIFNLDDVDKLFASVSTPTLLRAALNLHAVAFEPLVDIGMWVMKSRLMDTPLIRDVIMGIIRSTFYEHFCAGENAMAAGRSVLELNEAGLRGMLVYALEYAGDNDACDRNLQGFLDTAEATKSLPPSSVSFIIMKITAICPMRVLERVSDLLRWQHKDPSFKLPWKLDTLPIFSDNSPLYHTLEKPEPLTPDEERDLELVHQRLLKLSQKCSEANVPLSVDAEYSSVQPAIDYLTYSSAIIYNKDDNPIVYGTIQAYLKDAKERLLLATKAADDMGIPMGFKVVRGAYMSSEAKVASSLGYKSPIHDSIEDTHACYNDCASFMLEKIANGSGGVVLATHNVESGKLAVAKAHEIGIGKVRQKIEFAQLYGMAESLSFGLRNAGFQVSKYMPFGPIELVLPYLLRRAEENRGLLSASTQDRQRTREVLKRRLKAAIF; this is encoded by the exons ATGGCAAACCGTGTAATCCCAGCAGCATCAAAACTCCTGAAAACTCTCAGGCCACTCAACTCCGCCGCCTCATCCACCACCATCTCCGCCATATCACCGCCAATCGGCTACGCCGAAAAACCGCTACAATCTCCCAGTGGTCACGCCATCACCGCCGCCGACACCATCACCGACAACATATTCAACCTCGATGACGTGGACAAGCTATTCGCCTCTGTCTCCACGCCGACGCTGCTGAGGGCCGCGCTGAACCTCCACGCGGTGGCCTTCGAGCCATTGGTGGACATTGGAATGTGGGTCATGAAGTCCAGGCTCATGGACACGCCGTTGATTCGAGACGTGATCATGGGGATCATACGGTCCACGTTTTACGAGCACTTTTGCGCCGGTGAGAACGCCATGGCGGCCGGGAGGTCGGTGCTCGAGCTGAACGAGGCCGGGCTCCGAGGGATGCTTGTTTACGCTCTGGAGTACGCCGGCGATAACGACGCTTGTGATCGGAACTTGCAGGGGTTCTTGGACACCGCTGAAGCCACCAAGTCCCTCCCTCCTTCTTCC GTGAGCTTTATTATTATGAAAATCACAGCAATTTGTCCCATGAGGGTGCTTGAGCGGGTCAGTGACTTGCTGAGATGGCAACACAAAGACCCTTCTTTCAAGCTCCCATGGAAGCTCGATACCCTCCCCATTTTCTCTGATAACAGCCCTCTCTACCACACCCTTGAAAAGCCAGAGCCTTTAACTCCAGATGAGGAGCGGGATCTCGAATTAGTCCACCAGAGACTACTCAAACTGTCCCAGAAGTGCTCCGAAGCCAATGTCCCCTTATCCGTTGATGCAGAGTACTCGTCGGTTCAACCGGCCATCGATTACCTGACTTACTCTTCTGCGATCATCTACAACAAAGATGACAACCCGATCGTTTATGGGACTATACAGGCTTACTTGAAAGATGCAAAGGAAAGACTGCTGCTGGCAACAAAGGCTGCAGACGACATGGGAATTCCAATGGGTTTCAAAGTGGTGAGGGGTGCTTATATGTCAAGTGAAGCCAAAGTAGCTTCTTCCTTGGGGTATAAGTCTCCTATTCACGATAGCATCGAGGACACTCATGCGTGCTACAACGATTGCGCTTCGTTCATGCTTGAGAAGATTGCCAATGGCTCTGGTGGAGTTGTTCTTGCAACCCATAATGTTGAATCAg GGAAACTGGCAGTGGCAAAAGCACATGAAATTGGGATTGGGAAGGTACGCCAGAAGATTGAATTTGCACAGCTCTATGGAATGGCAGAATCGCTTTCCTTTGGTCTGAGAAATGCAGGGTTTCAAGTGAGCAAGTACATGCCATTTGGGCCAATAGAATTGGTGCTGCCTTACCTTCTGAGGAGGGCTGAAGAGAACAGGGGACTTTTATCTGCTTCAACTCAAGACAGACAACGCACAAG GGAGGTGTTGAAAAGGAGACTAAAAGCAGCAATCTTCTAA